The DNA region CTCAGGGGGTAGAGCCATTAGTACATACAGCACATTAGGTTGTCTCCTttgcataaaaggagaaattgagcaTACACAAgctattgggagaaggcaatggcaccccactccagtactcttgcctgggaaatcccaaggatggaggagcctggtgggctgcagtccatggggtcgcaaagagtcagacaagactgagcgacttcactttcacttttcattttcatgcattggagaaggaaatggcaacccactccagcattcttgcctggagaatcccagggatggcggagcctggtgggctgccgtctatgaggtcaaacagagttggacatgactgaagcaacttagccccagaagtagtattccatttataaaaatgcagaacagaaacagactcacagatatagaaaacaaactagtgattatgCAAAAGGGAGAGGGGCATATTTGTGGTATGGGATTTACTATGTATAATATAGATGAGCAACAAGGATGTATAGTATAACACCGAGAATTATAGCCATTgtcttataataacttttaatggaatataacctataaaaaatactgaatcatgaTGTACACctaaacctgaaactaatataatgttgtaaatcaattagaggtcaataaaaaaggaaatgcaaatatttaaTAGGGAAAATGGTaaagtatataaataattataaactattaatttttaaaagaatgttgtaCAATAAGGGCTGGCTCATagtggaaaaggcaaaaagatatgacactgaaagatgaactccccaggttggtaggttaGCCCAgtatactactggagaagagtagagaaatgactcaagaaagaatgaagagatggaaccatagcaaaaacaacacccagttgtggatgtgactggtgatgaagtaaagtctgatgctgtaaagaacaatattgcataggaacctggaatgctaggtctatgaatcaaggcaaattggaagtggtcaaacaggagatggcataagtgaacattgacattttaggaatcagtgaactaaaatggactggaatgggtcaatttaactcagataactcAGATATCtacttctgcaggcaagaattccttagaagaaatggagtagccctcatagttaacaaaagagttcaaaatgtagtacttgggtgcaatctcaaaaagaacagaatgatctctttttatttccaaggcaaaccattcaatatcacagtaatccaagtctatgcccaaccactaatctgaagaagctgaagttgaagacctacaagaccttctagaactaaaacccaaaatagacgtccttttcatcataggggactggaatgcaaaagtaggaagtcaagagacctggaataacaggcaagtttggccttgggcaaaggctaatagagttttgccaagagaacacactggtcatatcaagcaccctcttccaacaacacaagagaagactctacacatggacatcaccagatagtcaataccgaaatcagattgattatattttttgtagcctaagatggagaagttctacaaggtcagcaaaaacaaaaccaggagctgactatgactcagatcatgagctacttattgccaaattcagacttagattgaagaaagtagtgaaaacctcTGGAccattcaaagaaaagaaagtgaacgtgtagccactcagtcgtgtccaactctttgccaccccacagactgcagcccaccaagatcATCTGTccagaattctctgggcaagaatactggaggggattgagatcaaacctgggtctcctgcattgtaggcaaattctttaccatctaagccacaagggaagccccagaccatttaggtatgacctaaatcaaattccttatgattatacagtggaagtgacaaatagattcaatggattagatctgatttacagagtgcttgaagaactatggatggaggttcgtgacattgcacggGAGGAGTGATCAAAGTCATCCccaaaaaagagaaatgcaaaaaggcaaaatggttgtctgaggagacgttatgaatagctgagaaaagaagagaagctaaaggcaaaatagaaaaggaaagatatacctatctaaGTTCagtgttgcaaagaatagcaaggagagataggaaagccttcctaagagatcaacacaaagaaatagagggaaacagaatggaaaagactagagatctcttcaagaaaaccagATATACCAAGCGAACATTtgatacaaagatgggcacaataaaggacagaaacagtatggacctaacagaagcagaagatattaagatgaagtggcaagaatacatagaagaactatacaaaaatatcttaaagaCCCAGATTAccagtggtgtggtcactcactgcTGTGGTCCTTTAATGggctggaacctggtggtctggagtcaaccaataagaaagtaaaggagagagaaagaggctgatattctttGGTTTATACAGAAAGCCAGTAAAGCCCCTGCATGGGGCTTACTCTGTTCATGAAGGCCTCAGGTGCCCTCTCAATGGGGTGAAGGGACAGAGCACCTTctcaagagggtcttagaagcccgggcaggaaagtgaactcagagagcctctgtgctccaggggatcagcctgaaaaagagagagagagagagaaatcaagacacggggaccaaagctctgatggaacaaaggtgttttaatcaacatggtgtaggcatatatactgtagttattttcagcaaagataagggttaaaattccagacttagaaaacataggtgatccatattaaagagagagagagagttgtaaataatcactttcaccatatggttcacaagaagaaagagggtacttatcaccctatagaaaaactaatgaaggaaatgcctggatccctcagccccgggagaggcttgcctctcctcttaattcctgaatattcaggaattaataaggaacagaggattcctgacaaatcaaaacagcacacaggaagcctcctgttaaatgcttcctgacaactcacctagagccaaatatcctggtatgcaaagtcaagtgggccttaggaagcatcactacgaacaaagctagtggaggtgatggaattccagctgtgttatttcaaatcccaaaagatgatgctatgaaagtgctgcactcaacacaCCAGCAAATtcgggaaactcagcagtggccacaggactggaaaatgtcagttttcattccaatcctaaagaaaggcaatgctgaagaatgttcaagtgaaaatgaaagtgaagttgctcagtcatgtccagctctttgtgaccccctggactgtagcctgccaggtttctccatccatgggattatccaggcaagaatactacagtgggttaccatttccttctccaggtaatcttcccgacccagggatcgaacctaggtctcctgcatggtaggcagacgctttaacctctgagccaccagggaagccaccagggaagaatgttcaaactaccacgcaattgcactcatcgcacacactagcaaagtaatgctcaaaattctccaagctaggttttaacagtacataaactgagaacctccagatattcaagctggatttagaaaaggcagaggaaccagagatcaaattgccaacatccatcagatcataaaaaaaaaaaaacacataattccagaaaaacatctacttctgttttattgactatgccaaagcctttgactgtgtggatcacaacaaactggaaaattcttaaagagatgagaataccagaccacctgacctgcctcctgagaaatctgtttgcagttcaggaagcaacagttagaactggacatgaaacaatggactggttccaaattggggaaggagtacatcaaggctgtatattgtcaccctgtttgtttaacttatatgcagaatgcatcatgcaaattgctgggctggatgaagcacaagccagaatcaagatgtCGGGAaaaatattagtaacctcagatatgcagatgacaccacccttatggcagaaagcaaagaggaagtgaatagcctctttatgaaagtgaaagaggggagtgtaaaagctggcttaaaattcaacgttcAAAAATCTAAGaccttggcatccagtcccatcatttcctgGCAAGTAGACggtaaaacaatggaaacagtgagaaactttattttcttgggctccaaaatcactgcagatggtgactgcagccatgaaattaaaagacacttgctccttggaaggaaagctatgacaaacctagacagtatattaaaaagcagacattactttgccaacaaaggtctatctagtcagctatggtttttccagcagtcatgtgtggatgaaagcattggaccataaagaaggttgagcaccaaagaattgttgcacttttactgtggggttggagaagactcttgtgagtcccttggactgcaagtaactcaaaccagtcaatcataaaagaaatcagtcctgactattcattggaaggcatggtgctgaagctgaagcaccagtacttcagctacttgatgcaaagaactgactcattaaaaataaGCCCGTGATGCTGGCAAgaaattgaaagcagaaggagcaggggatgacagaggatgagaaggttggatggcatcatcgaatcgatggacatgagtttgaacaaactttgggaattggtgatggacagggaagcttggcgtgatgaggtccatggggtcacaaagagttggacacaactgggcaagtGAACTGAACAATAAGGGCAGGTGCTAAGAAATGTAACAATTTAGAAAATGATTATATTCTACACAGATGATTTTACAATTTATAAAAAATGCAttatacaaaagagaaacaagtgaaaacaaatacattaaacTACTAGCAAAAGGTGTTCTTTGAGATTATATCTATGCTGACACTCAGTTCAATTTCATCATACCAAATCTTAGGTGAGCACATATCAAGTAATGAATCAACTTATTTCCAAAAACTATTCCTGTTCCAATTCCATATGTTTCTACTACGGTTGACCCTTGACAACGCAGAAGTTAGGAATGCTGATTCCACACTCAATCAAAACTCCATGACTTTTGACTTCCCAAACTTAACATGACTAGCCTACTGTTGCCTTATTGTGAATATAAAGTTTATTAACACCTCTTATATGTGTTATATAATGTATTCTTAAAATAAAGGaagctagagaaaagaaaatgttattaaaaatacataaggatgagaaaatacatttacagTATGTACTGTATTTATCGATACCATAAGTTTACATCCTCTGTTTACCAGATGAATCGTCTGTCTGTCAGTACCTGCATTAATATTGTCTTATATGATACAaaacactgtatatatgtattattagaaattaaaaaatagaaagataatgtgaaaatttcatatttattttaaggtATAATGACATAAATTGATAACAAAAAATGAGCTAATTActgatgttttataaataaataactgatataattgcttcacagtagCCTACCTTATACACTAAGTGAATCATTTAATAATGTTTATGGCTTGTGTTATATAGTCATATTCATAATACAGTATtgagattatatatttttataaaactgcTTACCTGTGGTGATAGGCTGAAACATAGTTTCTCTAactgtgaaagagagaaagaagtataCTGTATAATAATGtaattctttgaaagcaaagttataaGCAATAAAAAACTAAAGTATTAATTTTACATTAAGTATCACTCATGCCTACATGAGGATACACTATCCTCTTCCACACGTCTTACACATGAtgctttatacatatatttttatatatttatggaaAATCTGTGTATCAGTGGACTTCACAGCTCTTGCCCATGTTGTTCGAGAGTCAGCTGTAATTCTGCCCCAAGGAATTCATTCTAAACTTAaatttgtgtgttaattttatcttGTAACTTTGTATGAAATAGTTTTTTAATGTGGAGCTCTCTAGCAGGTTTAAACTAAGCCCATTCATCAAAAAAACCAATGAACAATAGAAATACTATTATCCCATATACACCATCTGTGGTCTCAGTATTTGACCTTAAGACTATTTAAAAGAATGGATTAAAAGTTCATGTAGTCTTGTACTTTCCTGATTAAACAATCCCAAACTTATTTTTCATGGTCTATGCTTCATGACTAGTATTTTCAATCTAGTTTTTAATATGTGTGAACCATCTATGTGCCAGTATTATGCTACCCTTACGAAACAGAGTTCACATGGTTTCACTCTGGACACAATGACCAATTAAACTTGAGGGACTCTGGAATCCCTAGGGCTAAAAGAGCACAGAGCATTGTATGAACGGTAAGCCTTCAGTTACAGCTAAACCTTCTCTCCATGACTCTGTCAGTGTTGCTGGTATTTATAAAATCAGCTTCTCATTGTATTAGGAGCTTGCTGAGAAGAGCCAGGGTCAGTCAAAAACACCTGGGTGACTGAAGACATTATCTCTAATATACTTTTACCTCATCATATGAACTTTTCTCATATGTTTTTTATTCAGTCCAGTTATGTGCTAATTTCATTCTCAATCTATGGGCAAAATGTAGCTGAATAAGAATTTCACAAGAGGTGAAATGTCAAAAAGTCACTGCATTTTTCATCCTGTTTTTGGACCAAACTTCCTTCAAAACATGCACAAAGAATGGTGTAGACACCTTTTCAACACTAGAAAAGAGAAACGGTGAGTGATGTCTACTAAACAGAATTATGTTATTGTCATTGAGTGGGAAAGATCTCTCAAGATCATTTAATATACTTCCTTGCCTCTAGGTTGCTTCACATTCAATAAGCAGAGTTCAATTTGCTTCCTGGGAATCTTGAAATAAAGGTCAAATATTTCCAGCGGCTCCAAAAACACTGGTTATCATTTCACTCTTTTGCAGATTATATtgtcatacaaaaaaaaaaaaaaaggagtatttAGGATTCTTTTAATTAGTAGAGGATGTAGAAATAAAAGAAGAGCTATGATAACAGTGGGATGAAAATATCCTTTACAAAGggtaatttcatttttctgataatgtaaAAAATGAACTAATGAATGAGCATCAATGACATCAGAGACATACAAAATGTGGGAAGGAGTATTGAATAAAAGatgtgaaaaaagaaatacaaaaagaaataaaagaaatagaaaaaaaaaaaccccagctgTTGAGTAAAGTGTTTTTATTATGCCTTCAGGCAACTCAGTGTCTCTTACTAACCATTGACTTGACTATCATTTACTGGGAAACAATGTTCTCAGTATTATGCTagacacaaagaaaaaatgacaTGCACATATAATCATTTCATACTATATTATCATAAAATTATAATGTTTCAGCTCCACTAGTAgtaatttgtctgtttttttttcagatacatgGGAAGTGGAGATAATGATACATTATTACTATTAATACTTACTGATAATGATTAATGCTCTTGATACTATTAGTGATAACTAGTTCACATTCACAGCTCTATATTCCAGAGCTGTCCTAAATTCAGATGTGTAGGCCTTGCTGCATTAAACCTATACAATAACTCTCTTATTATCAATACAGAATCTGTGAATTTTGAACACAAGGATATTCATCAATTTGCCCAGAACCATACTCAgagagtaaagagtctgcctgcaatgctagagacctgggtttaatccctgggttgggaagatcctctggagaagggaatagttacccactccagtattcttgcctggagaatcccatgaatagagcagcctggaaggctacagtccaccgggtcgcaaagagttagatttgactgtgcaactaacactttcacttatacaGATCAGATATAAAATGCTGGGAGATTCTAGCTACAGAGGCAATGTTCTGAAAAGCTAACTTTTaaggcaattttttaaaacattatctagTGAGTAGacaggagcaggaaatggcaacccactccagtactcttgcctggaaaatcccatggatggtggagcctggtaggctgcagtccatggggtcgcgaagagttggacatgactgagcaacttcactttcacttttcactttcatgcattggggaaggaaatggcaacacattccaatgttcttgcctggagaatcccagggatgggggagcctggtgggctgccgtttatggggtagcacagacacgactgaagcgacttagcagcagcagcagcagcagcagaattgaaCAGAAAAAGCAGCATTTCCctgttttgatttgtttctttattgatGAAAAATTGCACATCTTTTCTATTTTCACCTTTGCTTCATATTTGTTCTTGTCCAACCTGTCTGTTTATATCCACTGCTCTTTTTTCATTGGAGTTTTGGCCTTTTCTCATAATTATTATGTACTAATTACTTATATTTTAGTATGTAAACCATTTTTGCCATAAACtgcacatttttcattttgactATCCTTTATCAATGTATGGACTTTTTCATGTGAAAATTTAAATGTACACACAAATAAGTCAAGTCTTAcatccttttctatttttcaactGAGAGTATATTATTGGCATTTACTAAATAATGTGTATCTGTAGCTAAAAAGCCAAAATTAAAACTTCATGTAATGGAAAGAATTATAGATCTTAGCACCATCTCTATTCATTCTCATGTAGGTATCCCATGCTAAAGTTATAGTTTATATATCAGTGTTACTAACTTGGGGAAAAAAGTATTCCACTCTGGTATAAAATATGTCAATTcttattattatatcttcttttttaagtCAATCTAGCAGCACTATCTATTTTTATGCTTGTAAATTCAAATGGGGTAGGTCTAAGCAATGAAAATTTAAACATGCAAAGTAGACTAAAGGAGTTTAGATGCCCTTGGGTCATATAACTAAATAACTGATAACTTTCACAGATTGAAGAAAATCAACTTTATTTGATTTTTGGCTCCTTGATTCCATTGTTTATAACTCTTGTGTCTTCCTTTGCTGCTTTCTCTATATTTAGGTGGAATTaaggaatatataaaaatgaatggcCTTTAAATTCTGCTTTTGCGTCTTGGCCTTAAGATTACAGAGTGTGCAAATTATTTATTCTCATTGAGTCATAGTAGTAATAAAATGTAGATCATATCCATTTATTAGGGTTTTGGTGAGAATTAGAAAGAATTATTTCAGGCACTAAGCAATGCCTGTCACTGGTAGTAAATCAACAATTAGCTTATGCATTTTGCAGTTTTCATCAAGGTATTTGGAGATGCTGGGAGATGTCAACTGTGATCATCATTATAAACCACAAGTTAGACATAATTTTTTACCATGAATCAAAGCATTTAATACTCATGATAGCTCTTTGTGGAAATGGATGTTCATATGTGTCATTTTAGAGAGACAGCTCAAAAGTATCCCAAGAATATACTACTAAAACAAGCATAATTTCTTTAGATCAAGTTCAGATTTATATGATGCTCTTATAACCTCTATATTACTCAGCATTTTGAGCATGGATTAAAAACTACTGAATTAAAACAGCATTTATTCTTAAAATActgagagttgggcatgactcagtgacttcactttcacttttcactttcatgcattggagaaggaaatggcaacccactccagtgttcttgcccagggatggcagagcctggtgggctgccgtctatggggttgcacagagtcagacacaactgaagtgacttagcagcagcagcagcagcagcagtataagaAAAGGGATAAGAATTGAAATGTATTGAGCACATGTAACTGTCCATGTTTCATGCATACAGGTTCATATTCTTGGCCTTTAAATGTGATGATTTGCTTCATAAAGTCAAACATAAATACTAAAACAGAAGAGCTATTTTTTAACTATACAATACCCATATTATATTTTACAGGGTTCTATTTAATTGACTATATATTTGGTGTAGAATCATTCACTATGATTATCCTAAATTCAGTTCTGTTACAATAAGAGTAGTCAGTATTATCTATTGACCACTTtactattttatactttttaggaatgaaaaataaatgcatcaTCATGAATTGGGCAAATGAGAGTTCCCCGAAAGAATTTGTACTACTTGGCTTTTCAGACAAGCCCTGGCTACAAAAACCTCTTTTTATGTTACTATTAATATCATACACAACCACCGTCTTTGGCAATGTGTCCATCATGATGGTCTGCATTCTGGATCCCAAGCTTCATACTcccatgtatttctttcttaCTAATCTGTCCATCTTAGATCTCTGTTACACCACAAGTACAGTCCCTCATATGCTGACGAATATTTCTCACAACAAGAAAACTATTAGCTATGCTGGCTGTGTGGCCCAGCTCATCATCTTCCTGGCCCTGGGTGCTACTGAGTGTCTCCTCCTTGCTGTTATGTCCTTTGACAGGTATGTGGCGATTTGCAGACCCCTCCACTATGTTGTCATCATGAACCCTTGGTTCTGCTTGAGGATGATAGCCTTCTCCTGGTTCACTGGCTTCAGCAACTCAGTGCTGCAGTCCTCCTTGACCCTTAACATGCCACGGTGTGGTCATCAAGAAGTGGACCACTTTTTCTGTGAGGTTCCTGCCCTTCTCAAGTTGTCCTGTGCTGACACAAAGCCTATTGTTGCTGAGCTTTTTTTCTTCAGTGTGTTAATTCTGCTAATTCCAGTGACATTGATCCTCATCTCCTATGGCTTCATAGCTCAAGCAGTATTGAGAATCAAATCGGCAGAAGGACGACGGAAAGCCTTTGGGACGTGTGGGTCTCACATGGTtgtagtctctctcttttttggaacaggcatatacatgtatctacaaCCACCTTCTTCCACCTCTAAGGACTGGGGGAAAATCGTTTCCCTCTTCTATGGGATATTCATACCCATGTTGAACCCCCTCATCTATAGCCTTAGAAATAAAGATATGAAGGAGGCCTTTAAGAGGCTGATGCTGTTAACATTTTACTATAAAAAGTAAGAAGTGTCCCATCATGATGAGAATCTTCtgagtctttttttctcttgaaaatagtaataatgttcaaactaatttttctatttttcaggcTCTTACAAGTTTACGGAGTTAGGCCAACAGTTAGAAAATCTTCCTAACTTCAGGAAGCAA from Ovis canadensis isolate MfBH-ARS-UI-01 breed Bighorn chromosome 20, ARS-UI_OviCan_v2, whole genome shotgun sequence includes:
- the LOC138425478 gene encoding putative olfactory receptor 2B3 — its product is MNWANESSPKEFVLLGFSDKPWLQKPLFMLLLISYTTTVFGNVSIMMVCILDPKLHTPMYFFLTNLSILDLCYTTSTVPHMLTNISHNKKTISYAGCVAQLIIFLALGATECLLLAVMSFDRYVAICRPLHYVVIMNPWFCLRMIAFSWFTGFSNSVLQSSLTLNMPRCGHQEVDHFFCEVPALLKLSCADTKPIVAELFFFSVLILLIPVTLILISYGFIAQAVLRIKSAEGRRKAFGTCGSHMVVVSLFFGTGIYMYLQPPSSTSKDWGKIVSLFYGIFIPMLNPLIYSLRNKDMKEAFKRLMLLTFYYKK